The region TCCAACTCTAACTCAACTTCTTCTGCTTCAGGTAAAACTACTACTGTCGCAGTAGAGGTATGAACACGACCTTGTGATTCTGTTGATGGAATGCGTTGAACACGGTGCGCGCCACTTTCATATTTTAATTTAGAAAAGACATTTTCACCACTAATCATTACTGTTACTTCTTTATAACCACCAATATCAGTAATATTAGCGTCCATCACTTCAAATTTCCAACCTTGTGATGCTGCATAACTTTGGTACATTTCAAATAAATCACCTGCAAATAACGCTGCTTCATCACCACCGGCAGCACCACGGATTTCCATGATAATATTTTTATCATCATTGGGATCCTTAGGAATCATAAGGACTGTGATACGCTCTTCTAATTCTTCTTTTTCTGTTTTTAGTTCCGATAATTCCTCTTTTGCTAATTCTTGCATCTCAGCATCAAGTTTTTCACCTAACAACTCTTCTGTTTCAGAAATCCCTGTTACGACTTCTTTATAACGGCGATAAACTTCTACTGTTTCACGACTATTAGCTTCTTCTTTTGATAATTCCATAAATTTTTTCGTATCTGAAATCACATCTGGATCGCTAAGTAACTCCCCTAATTCTTCGTAACGGTCTTCGATTGATTGTAATTGATCGTACATCATGATTCTCCTTATCATTTTTTATTTGTAATTGGACCATATCTTACCTCATTATTTAAATCTCTGGATGTAAATAATGCTTGCGGCAGACTGGATAATAGGCTTCGTTCCCACCAATTTGAATTTGCTCACCGGTATACACCGCTTGACCATCATTCATTCGTAAATTCATAATGGCTTTTTTATGACAGAACCAACAAATTGTTTTCAACTCTTCAAGTTTATCTGCATATAATAATAAATATTTTGAACCTTCAAATAAGTCATTTTTAAAATCATTTTTTAATCCAAATGCCATCACTGGTATCTCTAATTCATCAACAATTTTAGCTAGCTGC is a window of Vagococcus intermedius DNA encoding:
- the prfA gene encoding peptide chain release factor 1; protein product: MYDQLQSIEDRYEELGELLSDPDVISDTKKFMELSKEEANSRETVEVYRRYKEVVTGISETEELLGEKLDAEMQELAKEELSELKTEKEELEERITVLMIPKDPNDDKNIIMEIRGAAGGDEAALFAGDLFEMYQSYAASQGWKFEVMDANITDIGGYKEVTVMISGENVFSKLKYESGAHRVQRIPSTESQGRVHTSTATVVVLPEAEEVELELEDKDIRVDIYHASGAGGQHVNKTASAVRLTHIPTGVVVAMQDQRSQLQNREKAMKVLRTRVFDQIRQESQSEYDANRKSAVGTGDRSERIRTYNFPQNRVTDHRIGLTIQKLDRILSGELSEIVDALIIYDQTAKIEEMQNGN